The following proteins come from a genomic window of Lachnoclostridium phytofermentans ISDg:
- a CDS encoding shikimate dehydrogenase family protein, translated as MDYGLIGEKLGHSYSKIIHEQITDYQYEIHPLSKEEFPLFMKEKNFKAINVTIPYKRDVIPYLNEIDEKAKKIGAVNTIVNDNGKLTGYNTDYDGFYYTLVENQIEVKGKKVLVLGNGGAALAVLAVLKALEVGQILIVKYKEEDGCITYEEAKEKHFDASIIINTTPVGMYPNCNDSPIDLTPYQSLEAVVDVIYNPLTTKLLAQAMERQIKAVNGLAMLVAQAKYAVEHFKNCKLSDELIGPIYSKVEALLKNK; from the coding sequence ATGGACTACGGACTAATTGGAGAAAAACTGGGACATAGCTATTCTAAAATAATTCATGAACAGATAACAGATTATCAATATGAGATACACCCTTTAAGTAAGGAAGAGTTTCCTCTCTTTATGAAAGAAAAGAATTTTAAGGCAATCAATGTCACAATTCCGTATAAACGAGATGTGATTCCTTATCTTAATGAAATTGATGAAAAAGCAAAAAAAATCGGTGCAGTTAACACCATTGTCAATGACAACGGGAAACTCACCGGATATAATACAGACTACGATGGTTTTTACTATACTCTAGTGGAAAACCAGATTGAAGTAAAAGGAAAAAAGGTCTTGGTTTTAGGAAATGGCGGTGCTGCTCTCGCAGTACTTGCTGTATTAAAAGCCTTAGAGGTAGGACAAATTCTAATTGTGAAATATAAAGAAGAAGATGGCTGTATTACTTATGAGGAAGCAAAAGAAAAGCATTTTGATGCATCAATTATAATCAATACTACTCCTGTTGGAATGTATCCGAATTGTAATGATAGCCCGATTGATCTAACACCATATCAAAGTTTAGAAGCGGTTGTAGATGTAATTTATAATCCACTTACAACCAAACTACTTGCTCAAGCGATGGAACGACAGATAAAAGCTGTCAACGGTCTTGCAATGCTTGTTGCTCAGGCAAAATATGCTGTAGAACATTTTAAGAATTGTAAACTCAGTGATGAATTGATTGGTCCGATTTATTCTAAGGTGGAAGCTTTGTTAAAAAATAAGTGA